Sequence from the Angustibacter luteus genome:
TCGTCCGGCCACAGCATCGTCTGGAGCACGATGACGTCGTCCCGGACGCGCAGCACCGCGAGTGTCGACCGGCTGCGGATCGCGACGTGCACCAGCGCCATCCGGTCGGAGGCCTTGAGGGCTTCGCGGAGCAGCGCGTAGGGCTTGACGCCGGACTTCTCCGGCTCGAGGTAGTAGGACTTCTCGAAGAGCATCGGGTCGATCTGCTCCGACGGGACGAAGCGCTCGACGTCGATCTCGCGACTGCCGGTGACGGGCAGCTCGGCCAGGTCCTCGTCGGTCAGCACCACCAGGTCACCCTCGGGGGACTCGTACCCCTTGGCGATCTCGTCGTACGCAACCTCTTCGCCGCAGACCTGGCAGACCCGGCGGTAGCGGATCCGGCCGCCGTCCTTGCGGTGCACCTGGTGAAACGCGACGTCGTGGCTCTGGGTGGCGGTGTACATCTTCACCGGCACGTTCACCAGGCCGAACGAGACCGCGCCCTTCCACATCGCCCTCATCTGCCCGCTCCCTCCGGTCCGACGACAGCCGGCCCGACATATGTCGTCTTCACGACGACGCTACAGGCAGGATGGTCCTATGCGCCCCATGCTCGCCACCCCTGCGCCCTCTGGCGCAACGCCGCCGGGGGGCGACGACTGGGTGCACGAGGTCAAGTGGGACGGGATGCGGGTCCTCGCGGACGTGACCGACGGACGGCTGCGGCTGACCTCGCGCACCGAGTCCGACGTCACGGTGTCGTACCCCGAGCTGGCCGGTCTGGTGGACGTGGTGGCCGACGGGATGCTGGACGGCGAGGTGGTGGCGTTCGCGAACGGCAAGCCGGACTTCGGGGTGCTGGCGGAGCGGATGCACGTGAAGGACGCCCGGCGGGCGGCCGCTCTGGCGCAACGGTTCCCGGTGTCCTACGTGGTGTTCGACGTGCTGCGGCTGTACGGGGTACCGCTGCTCGGACGCGCCTTCGACGAGCGCCGGCACACCTTGGAGCGGATCGAGCTCGGCGAGCCGGGGGCGGGGCCGTGGCAGGTCCCCGGCGTGTTCGACGACGGGGCCGCCCTGCTGGAGGCCACGAAGGCCAACGGGCTCGAGGGCATCGTCAGCAAACGACGCAGCTCCGTGTACCGCCCCGGAGTGCGCAGCCGGGACTGGGTCAAGCGCGCCCACCGCAGCACCCAGACCTGCGTGGTCGGCGGGTGGCGCCCGCAGACCGGGACGTCGTCGGTGGTGGGTGCGTTGCTGGTCGGGCTGCCGGACGGCGCGGGGCGGCTGACGTACCTGGGACGCGTAGGGTCCGGCATCGGCGGGAACGCGGCGAGACTGCTGTCCGGGCTGCTGGACCCGTTGGCCCGCAACGACTCCCCGTTCGCCGACGACGTCCCGGCCATCGACGCCCGCGGCACCCACTGGGTGCAGCCGACCGTCTGCGTGGAGGTCGAGCACCTCGGCTACGGCTCGGGTGGGCGGCTGCGGCAGCCGGCCTGGCGCGGCGTCCGGCGCGACGTCCGGGTGGAGGAGCTGGTCCGTGAGTCCTGACCGCAGCGACGCGCACCAGGCGCAGGTCGAGATCGACGGCCGCCGGCTGAAGCTGAGCAACCTGGACAAGGTGCTGTACGCCTCGACGGGCACCACCAAGGCGGAGATCATCGACTACTACGCCAAGGTCGCGCCGGTCATGCTGCCCCTGCTGGCCCACCGCCCGGTGAGCCGGTTCCGGTGGCCGAACGGGGTGGAGGCGGCGTCCTTCGTCGAGAAGGCGATGCCGAAGGGCGCGCCCGACTGGGTGGCGACCGTGACGCTCGACGCACCCGGGTCCTCGCGCGAGCGGATCACCTACCCCGTGGTCGACGGCCTGCCGACCCTGGTCTGGCTGGCCAACCTCGCGGCCCTGGAGCTGCACGTGCCGCAGTGGACCGTCGGCCCCCGTGGCGGCCAGCGCGACCCGGACCGGCTCGTCGTGGACCTCGACCCCGGCGCGCCCGCGGGACTGCCCGAGTGCGCCGAGGTCGCCCTCCTGGTCCGCGAACGGCTCGCCTCCGACGGCCTGGAGTGCGTCCCGGTGACCAGTGGCAGCAAGGGGCTCCAGCTGTACGCGCCGCTGTCCGGCGAGCAGGACGCCGACGTCGTCCGGGAGTACGCGCGGCGGCTGGCCGAGTCCCTGGCCTCGGACCACCGCAGCCTCGTCGTCTCGTCCATGGCGAAGGCGTTGCGCCCCAAGAAGGTCCTGCTCGACTGGAGCCAGAACCACCACGCGAAGACCACCATCTGCCCGTACTCCCTGCGCGGTCGCCCGCAGCCGAACGCCGCCGCCCCCCGCACCTGGGACGAGATCGAGGACGGCGGCTCCCTCAAGCAGCTGCCCTACCAGGAGGTCCTGGACCGCCTCGACGACCTCGCCCCCGTCACGGCAAGCCTCCTGGTGCCCGGGCCTCGCGTCCCTCCGTCCTGAGTGCTCTCGCGACGTGCGGGCGGACACCGATGAGAACTGGCCGCGGCACGAGTCTGAGTACGGTCCGGTGAAGGCGCCGCGCGCATCAGGGGAGAGCAACGAGATGAGACCACTTCGCTACTCGATCAACGTCACCCTCGACGGCTGCTGCCATCACGAGGCAGGGATCCCGCCCGACGAGGAGTCGATGCGCTACTGGACCGCTGAGATGGAACGAGCCGACGCCCTGCTCTTCGGCCGGGTGACCTACGAGATGATGGAGTCGGCGTGGCGGCGGCCGGCCACGGGCACGTGGCCGGACTGGATGACCGAGTGGGAGACCCCCTTCGCCGAGGCCATCGACCGGACGAAGAAGTACGTCGTGTCGAGCAGGCTCAGCGGGGTCGACTGGAATGCCGAGCTGGTGCAAGGCGACCTCGGGGAAGCGGTTCGGCGGCTCAAGCAGGAGCCAGGCGAGGGACTGTCCGTGGGCGGCGTGACCCTCCCCCTCGCGTTGGCAGACCTGGGGCTGATCGACGAGTACGAGTTCCTCGTGCAGCCCGTCCTGGCCGGGAACGGGCCGACGTTGCTCGCCGGTCTGCGTGAACGCATCCAGCTCGAGCTCGTGCATCGCCATGAGTTCCGGTCAGGGGCGGTCGCCCTGCGATACCGGCCCACGCAGGCAACGGCTTGACGTGAGGCGGACCGGCGCGTCGGCCGGTGCATCACCTGATCCACCAGCTGGCCGGATACCTGGGTGCTGGCGCGATGCTGGCTGTCGGGGGCGATCGACGCAAGGGTGGCCGGCATGAGCGATCGGCGGGTGGCCCTGGTGACCGGTACGTCGTCCGGGATCGGCTTGGAGGTGGCCCTGGGACTGGCCCGGCGGGGCGTGCACGTCGTGGCGACGGCGAGGGACGTCGCCAAGGGCGCTGGTCTGCTCGCCGCCGCCACGCAGGAGGGACTGACCGTCGAGCTGCGCGCCCTGGATGTGACCGTTCCGGAGCAGGCCGAGGCCTGCGTGACCGCGGTCGTGGCCGATCACGGCCGGCTCGACGTGTTGGTCAACAACGCCGGTCGCGGCAAGGTCGCGACGCTCGAGCAGCTGGACGACGGCGAGCTGCAGGAGCAGCTGGAGGTGAACTACCTCTCGGTGGCCCGGCTGACCAGGCTGGTGCTCCCCGTGATGCGGTCGGCCGGCCGCGGGCGGGTCGTGACCGTCACCAGTGTCGGCGGTGTGGTCGGCCAGCCGTTCGCGGACGCCTACTGCGGCGCGAAGTTCGCGGTCGAGGGGCTGATGCAGTCACTGGCGCCGGTGGTCGCACGGTTCGGCGTCGAGGTGGCGGTGGTCGAGCCAGCGGCGGTCGCCAGCGAGTTCGTGCGGAACACCGGCGCCGCCGACACCGGCAGCCCGTTGGACGACGACTACGCGCCGCTGCTCCAGGCGTACCTGCACCGCACGGGCCGCTCGTTCGCCACGGCGCAGCCGTCGAAGGAGGCCG
This genomic interval carries:
- a CDS encoding dihydrofolate reductase family protein; translated protein: MRPLRYSINVTLDGCCHHEAGIPPDEESMRYWTAEMERADALLFGRVTYEMMESAWRRPATGTWPDWMTEWETPFAEAIDRTKKYVVSSRLSGVDWNAELVQGDLGEAVRRLKQEPGEGLSVGGVTLPLALADLGLIDEYEFLVQPVLAGNGPTLLAGLRERIQLELVHRHEFRSGAVALRYRPTQATA
- a CDS encoding Ku protein produces the protein MRAMWKGAVSFGLVNVPVKMYTATQSHDVAFHQVHRKDGGRIRYRRVCQVCGEEVAYDEIAKGYESPEGDLVVLTDEDLAELPVTGSREIDVERFVPSEQIDPMLFEKSYYLEPEKSGVKPYALLREALKASDRMALVHVAIRSRSTLAVLRVRDDVIVLQTMLWPDEIRQADFDTLGDLDELRPQELAMASSLIESMAGEYDPDEFGDEYREAVVAVVEGKLDKGESSKVEEPGTSSVDSGQVLDLMAALQRSVDAAKGKPAESASTEDGSSGKAAKKAAAKSTTKAAAKKTAAKKATTKKAAAKKSTSSTSKATAKKTVAKKRSA
- the ligD gene encoding non-homologous end-joining DNA ligase; the protein is MSPDRSDAHQAQVEIDGRRLKLSNLDKVLYASTGTTKAEIIDYYAKVAPVMLPLLAHRPVSRFRWPNGVEAASFVEKAMPKGAPDWVATVTLDAPGSSRERITYPVVDGLPTLVWLANLAALELHVPQWTVGPRGGQRDPDRLVVDLDPGAPAGLPECAEVALLVRERLASDGLECVPVTSGSKGLQLYAPLSGEQDADVVREYARRLAESLASDHRSLVVSSMAKALRPKKVLLDWSQNHHAKTTICPYSLRGRPQPNAAAPRTWDEIEDGGSLKQLPYQEVLDRLDDLAPVTASLLVPGPRVPPS
- the ligD gene encoding non-homologous end-joining DNA ligase gives rise to the protein MRPMLATPAPSGATPPGGDDWVHEVKWDGMRVLADVTDGRLRLTSRTESDVTVSYPELAGLVDVVADGMLDGEVVAFANGKPDFGVLAERMHVKDARRAAALAQRFPVSYVVFDVLRLYGVPLLGRAFDERRHTLERIELGEPGAGPWQVPGVFDDGAALLEATKANGLEGIVSKRRSSVYRPGVRSRDWVKRAHRSTQTCVVGGWRPQTGTSSVVGALLVGLPDGAGRLTYLGRVGSGIGGNAARLLSGLLDPLARNDSPFADDVPAIDARGTHWVQPTVCVEVEHLGYGSGGRLRQPAWRGVRRDVRVEELVRES
- a CDS encoding SDR family NAD(P)-dependent oxidoreductase, which translates into the protein MSDRRVALVTGTSSGIGLEVALGLARRGVHVVATARDVAKGAGLLAAATQEGLTVELRALDVTVPEQAEACVTAVVADHGRLDVLVNNAGRGKVATLEQLDDGELQEQLEVNYLSVARLTRLVLPVMRSAGRGRVVTVTSVGGVVGQPFADAYCGAKFAVEGLMQSLAPVVARFGVEVAVVEPAAVASEFVRNTGAADTGSPLDDDYAPLLQAYLHRTGRSFATAQPSKEAAAVVVEAALTEQPRFRWQTSPSAEGFAGLSLADLSGERVLDQTRTWLT